The proteins below come from a single Salvelinus fontinalis isolate EN_2023a chromosome 1, ASM2944872v1, whole genome shotgun sequence genomic window:
- the LOC129863526 gene encoding PHD finger protein 10-like isoform X1 has product MATVLPTRPCDSNPATPGAQSVKDDIEEVSNDGSQAPKRQRMGSGDSSRSCDTSCQELGPTYFSAENLTEYRWPSDGSGEYYMLQEQVSEYLGVTSFKRKYPDLERRDLSHKEKLYLREQNVITETQCTLGLTALRSDEVIDLMIKEYPGKHAEYSVILQERERQRITEEYSKMQQQKPQKVEASKVPEYIQKAAKKAAEFNSNFNRERMEERRAYFDLQTHIIQVPQGRYKVLPPERTKTGPYPVALIPGQFQDYYKRYSPNELRYLPLNTALFEPPLDPELPALDSDGDSDDADDNKGEEGKKNSDSSSGNTSDGDSQDSGVQSKGKAKDRTATPAKDATPRPNQHKSVPGYKPKVMPNAICGICQKGKESNKEGKPEALIHCSQCKNSAHPSCLDMSEELVGLIKTYPWQCMECKTCTVCKHPHHEEDMMFCDTCDRGFHSFCVGLDSIPLGCWVCECCNKESSTPKKKRGRKKQKSKSAYK; this is encoded by the exons ATGGCTACTGTTCTCCCAACCAGACCTTGCGATAGCAACCCTGCAACCCCGGGAGCTCAGTCTGTAAAG GATGACATCGAGGAAGTGTCCAATGATGGCAGTCAAGCTCCAAAAAGACAGCGCATGGGTTCAGGTGACAGTTCCAGAAGTTGTGACACCTCCTGCCAGGAACTTGG GCCCACATACTTCTCAGCAGAAAATCTGACCGAGTACAGGTGGCCATCAGACGGTAGTGGGGAGTACTATATGTTACAAGAACAAGTCAGTGAATATCTGGGAGTCACTTCATTTAAGCGAAAATATCCAG ATTTGGAAAGGAGAGACCTCTCCCACAAGGAGAAGCTATATCTGAGGGAGCAAAATGTCATCACAGAGACACAGTGCACCTTGG GCTTGACTGCTTTACGAAGTGATGAAGTTATTGATTTGATGATCAAGGAGTACCCAGGAAAACATGCTGAGTATTCTGTCATCCTCCAAGAGAGGGAGCGCCAGAGGATAACAGAAGAGTACTCT AAAATGCAGCAACAAAAGCCTCAGAAGGTTGAAGCCAGTAAAGTGCCAGAGTACATACAGAAAGCTGCCAAGAAAGCTGCTGAGTTCAACAGTAACTTCAACAGGGAAAGGATGGAAGAGAGAAGGGCCTATTTTGACCTTCAGACACAC ATTATCCAAGTACCCCAAGGGAGGTATAAAGTCCTTCCTCCAGAGAGAACTAAGACTGGACCCTATCCAGTGGCCCTCATCCCTGGGCAGTTCCAGGACTACTACAAAAG GTACTCTCCCAACGAGCTGCGCTACTTGCCCCTGAACACAGCCCTGTTTGAGCCCCCCCTGGACCCGGAGCTGCCTGCCCTGGACAGTGATGGGGACTCGGACGATGCAGATGACAACAAGGGAGAAGAGGGCAAGAAAAATTCA GACAGCTCATCTGGAAACACCTCAGATGGGGACAGTCAGGACAGTGGAGTGCAGTCAAAGGGCAAGGCCAAGGACAGGACTGCCACCCCGGCTAAAGATGCCACcccacgccccaaccaacacaaaTCTGTCCCTGGGTACAAG CCTAAGGTCATGCCCAATGCTATTTGTGGCATTTGCCAGAAGGGTAAGGAGTCCAACAAAGAAGGAAAGCCAGAAGCTCTCATTCACTGCTCACAGTGCAAGAACAGTG CTCACCCATCATGCCTGGACATGAGTGAGGAGCTGGTGGGTCTGATTAAGACCTACCCGTGGCAGTGCATGGAGTGTAAGACGTGCACGGTGTGTAAGCATCCCCACCACGAGGAGGACATGATGTTCTGTGACACGTGTGACCGGGGCTTCCACTCCTTCTGCGTGGGCCTGGACTCCATCCCTCTAG GTTGCTGGGTTTGTGAGTGTTGCAACAAGGAGTCCTCAACCCCCAAGAAGAAAAGAGGAAGAAAAAAACAAAAGTCTAAATCTGCATATAAATAG
- the LOC129863526 gene encoding PHD finger protein 10-like isoform X2 — protein MATVLPTRPCDSNPATPGAQSVKDDIEEVSNDGSQAPKRQRMGSGDSSRSCDTSCQELGPTYFSAENLTEYRWPSDGSGEYYMLQEQVSEYLGVTSFKRKYPDLERRDLSHKEKLYLREQNVITETQCTLGLTALRSDEVIDLMIKEYPGKHAEYSVILQERERQRITEEYSIIQVPQGRYKVLPPERTKTGPYPVALIPGQFQDYYKRYSPNELRYLPLNTALFEPPLDPELPALDSDGDSDDADDNKGEEGKKNSDSSSGNTSDGDSQDSGVQSKGKAKDRTATPAKDATPRPNQHKSVPGYKPKVMPNAICGICQKGKESNKEGKPEALIHCSQCKNSAHPSCLDMSEELVGLIKTYPWQCMECKTCTVCKHPHHEEDMMFCDTCDRGFHSFCVGLDSIPLGCWVCECCNKESSTPKKKRGRKKQKSKSAYK, from the exons ATGGCTACTGTTCTCCCAACCAGACCTTGCGATAGCAACCCTGCAACCCCGGGAGCTCAGTCTGTAAAG GATGACATCGAGGAAGTGTCCAATGATGGCAGTCAAGCTCCAAAAAGACAGCGCATGGGTTCAGGTGACAGTTCCAGAAGTTGTGACACCTCCTGCCAGGAACTTGG GCCCACATACTTCTCAGCAGAAAATCTGACCGAGTACAGGTGGCCATCAGACGGTAGTGGGGAGTACTATATGTTACAAGAACAAGTCAGTGAATATCTGGGAGTCACTTCATTTAAGCGAAAATATCCAG ATTTGGAAAGGAGAGACCTCTCCCACAAGGAGAAGCTATATCTGAGGGAGCAAAATGTCATCACAGAGACACAGTGCACCTTGG GCTTGACTGCTTTACGAAGTGATGAAGTTATTGATTTGATGATCAAGGAGTACCCAGGAAAACATGCTGAGTATTCTGTCATCCTCCAAGAGAGGGAGCGCCAGAGGATAACAGAAGAGTACTCT ATTATCCAAGTACCCCAAGGGAGGTATAAAGTCCTTCCTCCAGAGAGAACTAAGACTGGACCCTATCCAGTGGCCCTCATCCCTGGGCAGTTCCAGGACTACTACAAAAG GTACTCTCCCAACGAGCTGCGCTACTTGCCCCTGAACACAGCCCTGTTTGAGCCCCCCCTGGACCCGGAGCTGCCTGCCCTGGACAGTGATGGGGACTCGGACGATGCAGATGACAACAAGGGAGAAGAGGGCAAGAAAAATTCA GACAGCTCATCTGGAAACACCTCAGATGGGGACAGTCAGGACAGTGGAGTGCAGTCAAAGGGCAAGGCCAAGGACAGGACTGCCACCCCGGCTAAAGATGCCACcccacgccccaaccaacacaaaTCTGTCCCTGGGTACAAG CCTAAGGTCATGCCCAATGCTATTTGTGGCATTTGCCAGAAGGGTAAGGAGTCCAACAAAGAAGGAAAGCCAGAAGCTCTCATTCACTGCTCACAGTGCAAGAACAGTG CTCACCCATCATGCCTGGACATGAGTGAGGAGCTGGTGGGTCTGATTAAGACCTACCCGTGGCAGTGCATGGAGTGTAAGACGTGCACGGTGTGTAAGCATCCCCACCACGAGGAGGACATGATGTTCTGTGACACGTGTGACCGGGGCTTCCACTCCTTCTGCGTGGGCCTGGACTCCATCCCTCTAG GTTGCTGGGTTTGTGAGTGTTGCAACAAGGAGTCCTCAACCCCCAAGAAGAAAAGAGGAAGAAAAAAACAAAAGTCTAAATCTGCATATAAATAG